A stretch of Brevundimonas naejangsanensis DNA encodes these proteins:
- a CDS encoding DUF4440 domain-containing protein encodes MPLAALMFAIATIAADGGACPAASPAPVVAAERAFAADASGLGIGGSFNKWATPDAAVIAQGRAQTVREVYPPEAARPADEPSLEWWPNWAGIARSGDLGFTTGGVAVNGARTGHYFTIWACQPDGRWRWVYDGGSGASAAEVPGPDREPMLMKTGVGVSASPEAAMAEVRAAEARLAEAARTDQRAAHLAVLAEDGRLYVAPRPPAIGRAAMAAALDGWPSTFDFGPTEGGGASRAGDLAWTYGPALWSRDGAERRGHYVRLWRKGTDGWALMFAQLMAALPVSAAPDAAPPPAGG; translated from the coding sequence ATGCCGCTCGCCGCCCTGATGTTCGCCATCGCCACGATCGCTGCCGACGGGGGCGCTTGCCCCGCGGCCTCCCCCGCGCCGGTGGTCGCCGCCGAGCGGGCCTTCGCCGCCGATGCGTCTGGCCTGGGGATCGGCGGCAGCTTCAACAAGTGGGCGACGCCCGACGCCGCGGTCATCGCCCAGGGGCGGGCCCAGACGGTGCGCGAGGTCTATCCGCCCGAGGCGGCGCGCCCCGCCGACGAGCCGAGCCTGGAGTGGTGGCCCAACTGGGCCGGGATCGCCCGCTCCGGCGACCTGGGCTTCACCACGGGCGGGGTGGCGGTGAACGGCGCGCGCACGGGCCACTACTTCACCATCTGGGCCTGCCAGCCCGACGGCCGCTGGCGCTGGGTCTATGACGGCGGCTCCGGTGCGAGCGCGGCCGAGGTTCCCGGCCCCGACAGAGAGCCCATGCTGATGAAGACGGGCGTCGGCGTGTCGGCTTCCCCGGAGGCAGCCATGGCCGAGGTGCGGGCCGCCGAGGCGAGGCTGGCCGAGGCCGCGCGCACGGATCAGAGGGCGGCCCATCTGGCGGTGCTGGCCGAGGATGGGCGGCTCTATGTCGCGCCGCGTCCGCCCGCCATCGGCCGGGCGGCCATGGCGGCGGCGCTGGATGGTTGGCCCTCGACCTTCGATTTCGGCCCGACCGAAGGCGGCGGGGCGTCACGGGCGGGCGATCTGGCCTGGACCTACGGACCGGCGCTCTGGAGCCGCGACGGGGCCGAGCGGCGCGGCCACTATGTGCGGCTGTGGCGCAAGGGGACGGACGGATGGGCTCTGATGTTCGCCCAGCTGATGGCGGCGCTGCCCGTTTCCGCCGCGCCTGACGCCGCACCCCCTCCCGCCGGCGGCTGA
- the hslU gene encoding ATP-dependent protease ATPase subunit HslU produces the protein MTDLSPREIVSELDRFIVGQDDAKRAVAVALRNRWRRKRVPEDLRDEVTPKNILMIGPTGVGKTEIARRLAKLAGSPFLKVEATKFTEVGYVGRDVDQIMRDLVESALVMVREKRRAGVKARAEGQAEERILDALVGPGSQPATRDAFRKKLRAGELDDKEIEIALADTGSPIQGLDVPGGGNVGLLNLSDLLGKMGGGRTKTVKLTVAEAMAPLTTEESDKLLDQESLTKEALLLAENEGIVFLDEIDKVAARQGASGADVSREGVQRDLLPLIEGTTVSTKYGPVKTDHVLFIASGAFHVAKPSDLLPELQGRLPIRVELKALTRDDFKRILTEPEANLIRQNQALLETESVTLVFTDDAVEAMADAAVAANSTVENIGARRLQTVMERVLEETSFKASDLSGQTLVFDGDKVREKVGDLAKNVDLSRFIL, from the coding sequence ATGACCGACCTATCTCCCCGCGAAATCGTCTCCGAACTGGATCGCTTCATCGTCGGCCAGGACGACGCCAAGCGCGCCGTGGCCGTGGCCCTGAGGAACCGCTGGCGCCGCAAGCGCGTGCCCGAGGACCTGCGCGACGAGGTCACGCCCAAGAACATCCTGATGATCGGCCCGACGGGCGTGGGCAAGACCGAGATCGCTCGGCGCCTGGCCAAGCTGGCCGGCTCGCCCTTCCTCAAGGTCGAGGCGACCAAGTTCACCGAGGTCGGCTACGTCGGCCGCGACGTGGATCAGATCATGCGCGATCTGGTCGAGAGCGCCCTTGTCATGGTGCGCGAGAAGCGCCGCGCGGGCGTGAAGGCCCGCGCCGAGGGCCAGGCCGAGGAGCGCATCCTGGACGCCCTGGTCGGGCCGGGCTCGCAGCCGGCCACGCGCGACGCCTTCAGGAAAAAGCTTCGCGCCGGCGAGCTGGACGACAAGGAGATCGAGATCGCTCTGGCCGACACCGGCTCGCCGATCCAGGGGCTCGACGTGCCGGGCGGCGGGAACGTCGGCCTGCTGAACCTGTCGGACCTGCTGGGCAAGATGGGCGGCGGCCGCACCAAGACGGTCAAGCTGACGGTCGCCGAGGCCATGGCCCCCCTGACCACCGAGGAAAGCGACAAGCTGTTGGATCAGGAAAGCCTGACCAAGGAGGCCCTGCTGCTGGCCGAGAACGAGGGCATCGTCTTCCTCGACGAGATCGACAAGGTGGCGGCGCGCCAGGGCGCGTCGGGCGCCGACGTGTCGCGCGAGGGCGTGCAGCGCGACCTGCTGCCCCTGATCGAGGGCACGACGGTCTCGACCAAATACGGGCCGGTGAAGACCGACCATGTGCTGTTCATCGCCTCGGGCGCCTTCCATGTCGCCAAGCCGTCAGACCTGCTGCCCGAACTGCAGGGCCGCCTGCCGATCAGGGTTGAGCTGAAGGCCCTGACCCGCGACGACTTCAAGCGCATCCTGACCGAGCCTGAGGCCAATCTGATCCGTCAGAACCAGGCCCTGCTGGAGACGGAGAGCGTGACCCTGGTCTTCACCGACGACGCCGTCGAGGCCATGGCCGACGCGGCCGTGGCCGCCAACTCCACCGTCGAGAACATCGGCGCGCGCCGGCTTCAGACGGTGATGGAGCGGGTGCTGGAGGAGACCAGCTTCAAGGCCTCGGACCTGTCGGGCCAGACCTTGGTGTTCGACGGCGACAAGGTGCGCGAAAAGGTCGGGGACCTGGCCAAGAACGTGGACCTGAGCCGGTTTATTCTGTGA
- a CDS encoding SH3 domain-containing protein — protein sequence MSSKAAVRFKRARRVAALAVVLLTGVMVSAGATMPDGRPTPTGLEVPRWVTLKSSQVRARQGPGLDYRILWEYRAAGLPVQVIAETREWRKICDPDGSVAWIHRTVASGRRSVFNRSDQEIPIRSGRSETASVRARLSPHALVSLDECEDGWCRVRARKLRGWVPERAVFGTQDRALCNAARPAGTGRAS from the coding sequence GTGTCTAGCAAAGCTGCGGTCAGGTTCAAAAGGGCGCGTCGCGTCGCGGCGCTCGCCGTCGTCCTTCTGACCGGCGTCATGGTTTCGGCGGGGGCGACCATGCCCGACGGCCGGCCGACGCCGACGGGGCTGGAGGTGCCGCGCTGGGTGACGCTGAAGTCGTCCCAGGTGCGGGCGCGCCAGGGGCCGGGCCTCGACTACCGCATCCTGTGGGAATACCGCGCCGCCGGCCTGCCGGTGCAGGTGATCGCCGAGACGCGCGAGTGGCGCAAGATCTGCGACCCGGACGGCTCCGTCGCCTGGATTCACCGCACCGTCGCCTCGGGCCGTCGCAGCGTCTTCAACCGCTCGGACCAGGAGATTCCGATCCGCTCGGGCCGGTCCGAGACCGCCTCGGTGCGGGCTCGGCTGTCGCCGCACGCCCTGGTGTCGCTGGACGAATGCGAGGACGGCTGGTGCCGGGTTCGCGCCCGCAAGCTGCGCGGCTGGGTGCCCGAGCGCGCCGTCTTCGGAACCCAGGACCGGGCCCTGTGCAACGCCGCCCGCCCCGCCGGAACCGGCCGCGCCTCCTGA
- the fabA gene encoding 3-hydroxyacyl-[acyl-carrier-protein] dehydratase FabA, with protein sequence MSQSQYPSSFDHEGLLASGRGELFGPGNAQLPAPPMLMFDRIKTITADGGDYGKGYVEAELDIHPDLWFFQCHFIGDPVMPGCLGLDAMWQLVGFYLGWIGGPGKGRALGVGEVKFTGQVTPDVRKVVYKVHLKRVINRKLVMGIADGVLEADGEVIYTCADMRVGLFGGAAPVAAAEG encoded by the coding sequence TTGAGCCAGTCGCAATATCCGTCGTCGTTCGATCACGAAGGCCTGCTGGCCTCGGGCCGGGGCGAGCTGTTCGGCCCGGGCAACGCCCAGCTGCCGGCGCCGCCCATGCTGATGTTCGACCGGATCAAGACCATCACCGCCGACGGCGGCGACTACGGCAAGGGTTATGTCGAGGCCGAACTCGACATCCACCCGGACCTCTGGTTCTTCCAGTGCCACTTCATCGGCGACCCCGTCATGCCCGGCTGCCTGGGCCTGGACGCCATGTGGCAGCTGGTCGGCTTCTACCTCGGCTGGATCGGCGGACCGGGCAAGGGCCGCGCCCTGGGCGTCGGCGAGGTCAAGTTCACCGGCCAGGTGACCCCCGACGTCAGGAAGGTGGTCTATAAGGTCCACCTGAAGCGCGTCATCAACCGCAAGCTGGTCATGGGCATCGCCGACGGCGTGCTCGAAGCCGACGGCGAGGTCATCTACACCTGCGCCGACATGCGCGTCGGCCTGTTCGGCGGCGCGGCTCCGGTAGCGGCGGCCGAAGGCTGA
- a CDS encoding trypsin-like peptidase domain-containing protein: MRNSLLAGAALAILSFSGAAQAATAAQASPGAAAALPYDARRGVFSFAAGLEQSLPAVVQVTTLGQSRGPSSEREPKPSQGGSGVIIDAREGIIVTNHHVIENGQKFTVDLIDGRLFDATLIGADKATDIAVLKINATGLSQVQTVDSDTLRSGDLAFAVGYPLGLDQTLTMGVISGLNRSGMGDAIEDYIQTDAAVNSGNSGGPLLDSRGRLIGINTAILSGGFGGGNDGIAFAVPTRIMMFVVDQLRATGEVKRGRIGAALGSLTAERAREVGLNIVRGAVVYDVEPGSTAERAGLRPGDVITRIQDRPVANAGSVQATIGIARPGTQMPVVYLRDGGEAAGRLTVEPSDPAAVRLGLQSAMVRGLTIRNAGEDGGVLVAVVEPGSRAAAAGVQAGDLLVEANGAPVADMADLAQRLGGLEAAALVLVRDGERIEADLPG, translated from the coding sequence ATGCGAAACAGTCTGCTGGCCGGCGCCGCTCTGGCGATCCTCAGCTTCAGCGGCGCGGCCCAGGCCGCGACGGCCGCGCAGGCGTCGCCCGGGGCCGCGGCGGCCCTGCCCTATGACGCGCGACGCGGGGTGTTCAGCTTCGCGGCCGGGCTGGAGCAGAGCCTGCCCGCCGTGGTGCAAGTGACCACCCTGGGCCAGTCGCGCGGCCCCAGTTCCGAGCGCGAGCCCAAGCCGTCGCAGGGCGGGTCGGGGGTCATCATCGACGCGCGCGAAGGCATCATCGTCACCAACCACCACGTCATCGAGAACGGCCAGAAGTTCACCGTCGACCTGATCGACGGCCGCCTGTTCGACGCCACCCTGATCGGGGCCGACAAGGCCACCGACATCGCCGTGCTGAAGATCAACGCCACGGGGCTGTCGCAGGTGCAGACGGTGGACTCCGACACCCTGCGCAGCGGCGACCTGGCCTTCGCGGTCGGCTATCCCCTAGGCCTGGACCAGACCCTGACCATGGGCGTCATCTCGGGCCTGAACCGTTCGGGCATGGGCGACGCCATCGAGGACTACATCCAGACCGACGCGGCCGTGAACTCGGGCAATTCGGGCGGGCCGCTGCTGGATAGCCGGGGGCGTCTGATCGGCATCAACACCGCCATCCTGTCGGGCGGCTTCGGCGGCGGCAACGACGGCATCGCCTTCGCCGTGCCGACGCGCATCATGATGTTCGTGGTCGACCAGCTGCGCGCCACGGGCGAGGTCAAGCGCGGCCGCATCGGCGCTGCCCTGGGCTCCCTGACGGCGGAACGCGCCCGCGAGGTCGGGCTGAACATCGTGCGCGGGGCTGTGGTCTATGACGTCGAGCCCGGCTCGACGGCCGAGCGGGCGGGGCTGAGGCCCGGCGACGTGATCACCCGCATCCAGGATCGGCCCGTGGCCAACGCCGGCTCGGTCCAGGCCACGATCGGCATCGCCCGGCCCGGGACGCAGATGCCCGTGGTCTATCTGCGCGACGGGGGCGAGGCCGCCGGGCGGCTGACGGTCGAGCCGTCCGATCCGGCGGCTGTCCGCCTCGGGCTCCAGTCGGCCATGGTGCGGGGCCTGACGATCCGCAACGCCGGCGAGGACGGCGGGGTCCTGGTCGCCGTGGTCGAGCCCGGCTCGCGCGCGGCGGCGGCGGGCGTGCAGGCAGGCGATCTGCTGGTGGAGGCGAACGGCGCCCCTGTGGCCGACATGGCCGACCTGGCGCAGCGCCTGGGCGGCCTGGAGGCGGCGGCTCTGGTCCTGGTGCGCGACGGCGAGCGGATCGAGGCCGACCTGCCCGGCTGA
- a CDS encoding BLUF domain-containing protein, producing the protein MPLHRAIFVSDAVGAAATSLLPLAEILGQAGRNNRRSGLTSALMRHDGRFLQVIEGRRADVDRLMDRLRLDPRHENVRLLSDVAVADRRFGDWPMILVELTSAAARVLNGEPLDQLSPARAETLLATAVDAAAVPA; encoded by the coding sequence TTGCCTCTGCACCGCGCCATCTTCGTCAGCGACGCCGTCGGCGCTGCGGCGACCAGCCTCCTGCCCCTGGCCGAGATTCTCGGCCAGGCCGGGCGCAACAACCGTCGCTCAGGCCTAACCAGCGCCCTGATGCGCCACGACGGCCGCTTTCTGCAGGTCATCGAGGGTCGCCGGGCCGACGTCGATCGGCTGATGGACCGGCTGCGGCTCGACCCCCGCCATGAGAACGTCCGCCTGTTGTCGGACGTGGCGGTCGCCGACCGTCGGTTCGGCGACTGGCCGATGATCCTGGTCGAGCTGACGTCGGCGGCGGCCAGGGTCCTGAACGGCGAGCCCCTGGATCAGTTGAGCCCGGCCCGGGCCGAGACCTTGTTGGCGACCGCCGTCGACGCCGCAGCGGTTCCGGCCTGA
- a CDS encoding HesA/MoeB/ThiF family protein codes for MTQPSAPPVPVRFSDEEVERYARQLVLSEIGGPGQQALKRARVLIVGMGGVGNPAALYLAAAGVGTLGLIDDDTVALSNLQRQIAFTAADAGRSKVETGAARLTALNPHVAVETFNQRLTPDSAAALMRDFDLALDGTDDFETRLAVNAACMAAGKPLVSGALGRWSGQVAVFEARPCYQCLVPEIPPDAETCARVGVVGALAGVIGAMAALEAIKLITGAGEPLRGRLMLYDGLAGASRVARIAADPACPTCGSRPPSP; via the coding sequence GTGACCCAGCCTTCCGCCCCTCCCGTCCCGGTTCGCTTCTCCGATGAAGAAGTCGAGCGCTACGCCCGCCAGCTGGTCCTGTCCGAGATCGGCGGCCCCGGCCAGCAGGCGCTGAAGCGCGCCCGCGTGCTGATCGTCGGCATGGGCGGGGTCGGCAATCCGGCCGCCCTCTACCTGGCCGCCGCCGGGGTCGGGACCCTGGGCCTGATCGATGACGACACGGTGGCCCTATCCAATCTGCAGCGCCAGATCGCCTTCACCGCCGCCGACGCCGGCCGGTCGAAGGTCGAGACGGGCGCCGCGCGGCTGACGGCGCTGAACCCGCATGTCGCGGTCGAGACCTTCAACCAGCGCCTGACGCCCGACAGCGCCGCGGCCCTGATGCGGGATTTCGACCTGGCGCTGGACGGCACCGACGATTTCGAGACCCGCCTGGCCGTCAACGCCGCCTGCATGGCCGCGGGCAAGCCCCTGGTGTCGGGCGCCCTGGGCCGATGGTCCGGCCAGGTGGCGGTGTTCGAGGCCCGGCCCTGCTATCAGTGCCTGGTGCCCGAGATTCCGCCGGACGCCGAGACCTGCGCCCGCGTCGGCGTGGTCGGCGCCCTGGCCGGCGTCATCGGCGCCATGGCGGCCCTGGAGGCGATCAAGCTCATCACCGGCGCGGGCGAACCGCTGCGCGGCCGGCTGATGCTCTATGACGGCCTGGCGGGCGCCAGCCGCGTGGCCAGGATCGCCGCCGACCCCGCCTGTCCGACGTGCGGCAGCCGGCCCCCCTCGCCCTAG
- the hslV gene encoding ATP-dependent protease subunit HslV, with the protein MLRAVVSSGLDLAARDGLRHVSAMNTTASSFPDWHGTTILAVRKNGRTVIAGDGQVSMGATIVKGKARKVRVLAGGKVLAGFAGATADAFTLIERLEAKLEQYPDQLARACVDLAKDWRTDRYLRRLEAMLLVADKDAILTVTGVGDVLEPEYGVAAVGSGGNYALSAARALLEETDLDAEQIARKAMKLAAEICVYTNGNLTIESL; encoded by the coding sequence ATGTTGCGCGCGGTCGTCTCAAGCGGCCTTGATCTTGCGGCCCGAGACGGGCTTCGCCATGTCAGCGCCATGAACACGACCGCATCCTCCTTTCCCGACTGGCACGGCACCACCATTCTGGCGGTGCGCAAGAATGGCCGCACCGTCATCGCCGGCGACGGCCAGGTCTCGATGGGGGCGACCATCGTCAAGGGCAAGGCGCGCAAGGTGCGCGTCCTGGCGGGCGGCAAGGTGCTGGCGGGCTTCGCCGGGGCCACGGCCGACGCCTTCACCCTGATCGAGCGGCTGGAAGCCAAGCTGGAGCAGTATCCCGACCAGCTGGCGCGCGCCTGCGTCGACCTAGCCAAGGACTGGCGCACCGACCGCTACCTGCGGCGGCTGGAGGCCATGCTGCTGGTCGCCGACAAGGACGCCATCCTGACCGTCACCGGCGTCGGCGACGTGCTGGAGCCGGAATACGGCGTGGCCGCCGTCGGCTCGGGCGGCAACTACGCCCTGTCGGCCGCCCGCGCCCTGCTGGAGGAGACCGATCTGGACGCCGAGCAGATCGCCCGCAAGGCCATGAAGCTCGCCGCCGAGATCTGCGTCTACACCAACGGCAACCTCACCATCGAGAGTCTTTAA
- the fabB gene encoding beta-ketoacyl-ACP synthase I, whose protein sequence is MRRVVVTGLGIVSSIGTGQDEVAASLREAKSGVQHAADHAKYGFRSQVWAPPALGVTAEDWAPLVDRRAARFLANGTAWAHIAFEEALKDSGLTADEIKDERIGLIVGEGGPSTQVILQAAQTTIEKGSPKRVGPFAVPKAMASGPSAVLATWFELKGINYSISSACATSAHCIGAAAEQIAWGKQDVVFAGGCEDIDWSMSNLFDAMGAMSSNFNETPAKASRAYDKDRDGFVIAGGAGIVVLEEYERAVARGATIYAEVTGYGANSDGYDMVAPSGEGAERCMKIALEMAGNPKIDYLNPHGTSTPVGDSKEMGAVRNVFGENLPMISSTKSLTGHSLGAAGAQEAIYCLLMMKHGFAAESAHIETLDPEFEGMPILRQRHDGELKHVMSNSFGFGGTNASLILSKV, encoded by the coding sequence ATGCGGCGTGTCGTCGTCACCGGATTGGGCATCGTCTCCTCCATCGGCACCGGCCAGGATGAGGTCGCGGCCTCCCTGCGCGAAGCCAAGTCGGGCGTCCAGCACGCCGCCGATCACGCCAAATACGGCTTCCGCTCCCAGGTCTGGGCGCCGCCGGCCCTGGGCGTCACCGCCGAGGACTGGGCCCCGCTGGTCGACCGCCGCGCGGCCCGCTTCCTGGCCAACGGCACGGCCTGGGCCCACATCGCCTTCGAGGAGGCGCTGAAGGACAGCGGCCTGACCGCCGACGAGATCAAGGACGAGCGCATCGGCCTGATCGTCGGCGAGGGCGGCCCCTCGACCCAGGTCATCCTGCAGGCGGCCCAGACCACGATCGAGAAGGGTTCGCCCAAGCGCGTCGGCCCCTTCGCCGTGCCCAAGGCCATGGCCAGCGGCCCCTCGGCCGTCCTGGCCACCTGGTTCGAGCTCAAGGGCATCAACTATTCGATCTCCTCGGCCTGCGCGACCAGCGCCCACTGCATCGGCGCGGCCGCCGAGCAGATCGCCTGGGGCAAGCAAGACGTGGTCTTCGCTGGCGGCTGCGAGGACATCGACTGGTCGATGTCCAACCTGTTCGACGCCATGGGCGCCATGTCCTCCAACTTCAACGAGACCCCCGCCAAGGCCAGCCGCGCCTATGACAAGGACCGCGACGGCTTCGTCATCGCCGGCGGCGCCGGCATCGTCGTGCTCGAGGAATACGAGCGCGCCGTGGCGCGCGGCGCGACCATCTACGCCGAGGTCACCGGCTACGGCGCCAACTCGGACGGCTACGACATGGTGGCTCCCTCGGGCGAGGGCGCCGAGCGCTGCATGAAGATCGCGCTGGAAATGGCCGGCAATCCGAAGATCGACTACCTCAACCCGCACGGCACTTCGACCCCGGTCGGCGACAGCAAGGAGATGGGCGCGGTGCGCAACGTCTTCGGCGAGAACCTGCCGATGATCTCCTCGACCAAGTCGCTGACGGGCCACTCGCTCGGCGCGGCGGGCGCCCAGGAGGCCATCTACTGCCTGCTGATGATGAAGCACGGCTTCGCCGCCGAGAGCGCCCACATCGAGACCCTGGATCCCGAATTCGAGGGCATGCCGATCCTGCGTCAGCGCCATGACGGCGAACTGAAGCACGTCATGTCCAACAGCTTCGGCTTCGGCGGCACCAACGCCAGCCTGATCCTGTCCAAGGTCTAG
- a CDS encoding alpha/beta hydrolase family protein: MASAAPAAAYAAADFFARPRTQAVILSPSGARIAVLEQLGTRDEPRGVIDILDAAQPEGRRRRIELGKLTVEALEWANDQRLLARVLIKRVVPGRKPMGSNLIGPSETLTSRRIVSIDHETNDTVVLFEGERQRLRYSMDLGRVIDILPNDPDHVLMTAWEADGVMGLHRVNINNGAAERLERGTSMTRGWQTHGGVAVLRRDVNPRGTVETIHARAPGEKEWRFVRRNRIVDAPDFSWVGGGSRPDTVLVSARGEGEDVEAIREMNLHSLVLGPPMQPRPGRDVLYGLLDARRRYVGAAYYGDRLEYDFAEEGLAVHHRAMNRFFDDDCDVHLSQVSDDRNRFIAYVEGPREPGAWYLYDKAARSMSNLGSRYDLDFERLGGCDLLTVRTRDGAAIEAYLTAPPGAAPGPLVVMPHGGPEARDQRGYDRQVQVLAAQGWWVLQPNFRGSGGYGQAFAQQGWRRWGERMQEDVEDAVAQVVRDKGLDGDRVAIMGTSYGGYAALMGAVRRPDLYKAAISICGVTDLVDMLAWERRDDDTPTKEVYGFWKKRIGDPETDGPMLQAASPRRRAAEITCPVLLVHGVDDAIVPVIQSRIMNSALRSARKSIDYVEVPDAGHSDWDDEVEQGLMERYVALLRRAFA; the protein is encoded by the coding sequence TTGGCGAGCGCGGCCCCCGCGGCTGCCTACGCCGCCGCCGACTTCTTCGCCCGGCCCAGGACGCAGGCGGTGATCCTCTCGCCCTCGGGCGCCCGGATCGCCGTTCTGGAGCAACTCGGGACCCGCGACGAACCGCGCGGCGTGATCGACATTCTTGACGCCGCCCAGCCCGAAGGGCGGCGGCGACGCATCGAACTCGGCAAGCTGACGGTCGAGGCGCTGGAATGGGCCAACGACCAGCGTCTTCTGGCGCGGGTCCTCATCAAACGGGTCGTCCCGGGACGCAAGCCGATGGGATCGAACCTGATCGGCCCCAGCGAGACGCTGACATCCCGACGGATCGTGTCGATCGATCACGAAACCAACGACACCGTCGTCCTGTTCGAGGGCGAACGCCAGCGGTTGCGCTATTCGATGGACCTCGGCCGGGTGATCGACATCCTGCCGAACGATCCCGACCACGTTCTGATGACCGCCTGGGAAGCCGACGGGGTGATGGGGCTTCATCGGGTCAACATCAACAACGGCGCCGCGGAACGATTGGAGCGGGGCACTTCCATGACCAGGGGCTGGCAAACCCACGGGGGCGTCGCCGTCCTGCGTCGCGACGTCAACCCGCGCGGAACGGTGGAGACGATTCACGCCCGCGCGCCGGGTGAGAAGGAATGGCGCTTCGTTCGTCGCAATCGCATCGTCGACGCGCCGGACTTCTCGTGGGTCGGCGGGGGAAGCCGTCCCGACACGGTCCTGGTGTCGGCGCGCGGCGAGGGGGAGGATGTCGAGGCCATTCGCGAGATGAACCTGCACTCCCTGGTCCTCGGCCCGCCGATGCAGCCCAGGCCCGGCCGCGACGTCCTGTATGGCCTGCTGGACGCCCGCAGACGCTATGTCGGCGCCGCCTATTACGGCGATCGGCTCGAGTATGACTTCGCCGAGGAAGGTCTGGCGGTCCACCATCGGGCGATGAACCGCTTTTTCGATGACGACTGCGACGTGCATCTCAGCCAGGTCAGCGACGACCGCAACCGGTTCATCGCCTATGTCGAAGGCCCGAGGGAGCCCGGCGCGTGGTATCTGTACGACAAGGCCGCCCGCAGCATGTCGAACCTGGGATCGCGCTACGATCTGGATTTCGAGAGGTTGGGCGGTTGCGACCTGTTGACGGTCCGCACGCGCGACGGCGCCGCCATCGAGGCCTATCTGACGGCTCCGCCAGGGGCTGCGCCCGGACCGCTGGTGGTCATGCCGCACGGCGGGCCGGAAGCCCGTGATCAGCGCGGCTATGACCGCCAGGTGCAGGTGTTGGCGGCGCAGGGCTGGTGGGTGCTCCAGCCTAATTTCCGCGGCTCCGGCGGCTATGGGCAGGCCTTCGCCCAGCAGGGCTGGCGGCGCTGGGGCGAGCGGATGCAGGAGGATGTCGAGGACGCCGTCGCCCAGGTCGTGCGCGACAAGGGCCTGGACGGCGACCGCGTGGCCATCATGGGAACCAGCTACGGCGGTTATGCGGCGCTGATGGGCGCCGTCCGGCGGCCGGATCTGTACAAGGCCGCGATCTCGATCTGCGGCGTGACCGACCTTGTGGACATGCTGGCCTGGGAACGGCGGGATGACGACACCCCGACCAAGGAGGTGTACGGATTCTGGAAGAAGCGGATCGGCGATCCCGAGACGGACGGTCCGATGCTGCAGGCGGCCTCACCGCGTCGCCGCGCCGCGGAAATCACCTGTCCCGTCCTGCTTGTGCATGGCGTCGATGATGCAATCGTGCCGGTGATCCAGTCCCGCATCATGAACAGCGCTTTGCGCAGCGCGCGCAAGAGCATCGACTACGTCGAGGTGCCCGACGCCGGCCACAGCGACTGGGACGACGAGGTGGAGCAGGGCCTCATGGAGCGCTACGTCGCCCTGCTGAGACGCGCCTTCGCCTAG
- a CDS encoding 2-hydroxyacid dehydrogenase produces the protein MSARKLKVVLTRRLPDAVETRMRELFDAELNLTDRPMSRDDLAAALQRADVLVPTITDQLDADLIAGAGERLKMIANFGAGVNHIDVDAAVGRGIIVTNTPGVLTEDTADLAMTLILAVSRRIVEGANIVAAGEFKGWAPTWMCGRKLWGKRLGIVGMGRIGQALARRAKAFGMQVHYHNRKPVPDMIAEELGATWWDDLDQMLARMDVISLNCPATKETYHLLSAERLARLQPHVLLINTARGELIDEAALAEAVKARAVAGVGLDVFEHEPQVHPGLLGHPNVVLLPHLGSATLEARQDMGDRVIANIMTYQNGHRPPDRVIPAML, from the coding sequence ATGTCCGCCCGCAAGCTTAAGGTCGTATTAACCAGGCGCCTGCCTGACGCCGTCGAGACGCGCATGCGCGAGCTGTTCGACGCCGAGCTGAACCTGACCGACCGGCCCATGTCGCGCGACGACCTGGCGGCCGCCCTGCAGCGCGCCGACGTCCTGGTCCCGACCATCACCGATCAGCTGGACGCCGACCTGATCGCCGGGGCGGGCGAACGGCTGAAGATGATCGCCAACTTCGGCGCCGGGGTGAACCATATCGATGTCGACGCCGCCGTGGGGCGCGGGATCATCGTCACCAACACGCCCGGCGTCCTGACCGAGGACACGGCCGACCTGGCCATGACCCTGATCCTGGCGGTCAGCCGCCGCATCGTCGAGGGCGCCAACATCGTCGCGGCGGGCGAGTTCAAGGGCTGGGCCCCGACCTGGATGTGCGGCCGCAAGCTGTGGGGCAAGCGGCTGGGCATCGTCGGCATGGGCCGTATCGGCCAGGCCCTGGCGCGCCGCGCCAAGGCCTTCGGCATGCAGGTCCACTATCATAACCGCAAACCCGTCCCGGATATGATCGCCGAGGAGCTGGGCGCCACCTGGTGGGATGATCTGGACCAGATGCTGGCGCGGATGGACGTCATCTCGCTGAACTGCCCGGCGACCAAGGAAACCTATCACCTGCTGTCGGCCGAGCGCCTGGCCCGGCTGCAGCCGCACGTCCTCCTGATCAATACGGCGCGCGGCGAACTGATCGACGAGGCGGCCCTGGCCGAGGCGGTGAAGGCCCGCGCCGTCGCCGGCGTCGGACTGGACGTCTTCGAGCACGAGCCGCAGGTCCACCCCGGCCTGCTGGGCCACCCGAACGTGGTCCTGCTGCCCCACCTTGGCTCGGCCACCCTCGAGGCCCGCCAGGACATGGGCGACCGCGTCATCGCCAACATCATGACCTATCAGAACGGCCACCGTCCGCCCGACCGGGTCATTCCGGCGATGCTGTAA